Proteins encoded by one window of Nicotiana tabacum cultivar K326 chromosome 10, ASM71507v2, whole genome shotgun sequence:
- the LOC107767155 gene encoding tyrosine--tRNA ligase 1, cytoplasmic-like, with protein sequence MDNQEASEAINALSLKDSSSKPPISTSQIMNNQEASDAIVALSLKASSSDTSIATSQMSVEERFKIIRSIGEECIQEDELMNLLAKKPQPVCYDGFEPSGRMHIAQGVLKALNVNKLTSAGCKVKIWIADWFAQLNNKMGGDLKKIEVVGQYLIELWKGVGMNLEGDQVEFLWSSKEINSRAHEYWPLVMDIARRNKLPRILRCCQIMGRSEQDELTAAQIFYPCMQCADIFFLKADICQLGMDQRKVNVLAREYCDDTKRKNKPIILSHHMLPGLQEGQEKMSKSDPSSSIYMEDEEADVNLKVKKAFCPPKVVEKNPCLEYIKYIVIPWFNEFKIERNTENGGDKIFKNFEELAADYENGNLHPADLKPALSKAINKILEPVRDHFKNDQKAKDLMKRVKSFKVTR encoded by the exons ATGGATAATCAAGAGGCTTCGGAAGCCATTAATGCTCTCTCTTTGAAGGATTCCTCATCTAAACCTCCAATTTCCACTTCCCA GATAATGAATAATCAAGAGGCTTCAGATGCCATTGTTGCACTCTCATTGAAGGCTTCTTCATCCGACACTTCCATTGCCACTTCCCA GATGAGTGTGGAGGAGAGGTTCAAGATTATTAGGAGTATTGGGGAGGAATGCATACAGGAGGATGAGTTGATGAATCTGTTAGCAAAGAAGCCGCAGCCCGTCTGCTATGATGGTTTTGAGCCATCTGGTCGAATGCATATTGCTCAG GGAGTTTTGAAGGCACTCAATGTCAACAAACTGACTTCTGCCGGCTGCAAGGTGAAGATCTGGATTGCAGATTGGTTTGCGCAGCTAAATAACAAGATGGGTGGTGATTTGAAGAAAATTGAGGTTGTTGGCCAATATTTGATTGAGTTATGGAAGGGTGTGGGAATGAATCTTGAAGGGGATCAAGTGGAATTTCTGTGGTCTTCGAAAGAGATTAACTCCAGAGCTCATGAATACTGGCCTCTTGTTATGGACATAGCTCGAAGGAACAAGCTTCCACGGATTTTAAG GTGTTGCCAAATTATGGGTCGGTCTGAGCAAGATGAGCTGACCGCAGCCCAGATTTTTTACCCATGCATGCAATGCGCTGACATATTCTTCCTTAAG GCTGATATCTGTCAACTAGGCATGGACCAGCGAAAGGTTAATGTACTTGCAAGAGAGTACTGTGATGATACCAAGAGGAAAAACAAGCCTATTATATTGTCTCATC ACATGCTCCCTGGTTTGCAGGAAGGTCAAGAGAAGATGTCAAAGAGTGACCCCTCTTCTTCTATCTACATGGAGGATGAAGAG GCAGATGTAAATCTCAAGGTAAAGAAGGCTTTTTGTCCACCGAAGGTTGTAGAAAAGAATCCATGTCTGGAGTACATCAAGTATATCGTCATCCCTTGGTTTAATGAGTTCAAAATCGAACGAAATACTGAGAATGGTGGCGACAA GATCTTCAAGAATTTTGAAGAACTGGCTGCTGACTATGAAAATGGGAACTTGCATCCTGCGGACCTGAAACCTGCATTATCAAAAGCAATAAATAAGATACTAGAG CCGGTGCGTGATCATTTTAAGAATGATCAGAAAGCCAAAGACCTTATGAAAAGGGTGAAG AGTTTCAAGGTAACGAGGTGA
- the LOC107767156 gene encoding interactor of constitutive active ROPs 4-like, which translates to MPRSRGSEMPQRQSPRVPLQLRTSSSDSDPLHHRSVTDRSPKLADRRSPRGAQSDPLNQRKLGTRIADLESQLGQAQDELKSLKGQLASAEAAKKAAQEQLEKKTKKPTVTEPEQIQETNNNNPTHEIADDDKKETDVFEVPVEKETVEPPPNVEISHPSVEENLKSANPSPPEPPTIAEPEKPSVDELNLKDEEISSLKSKLEEKEKELQIFCQENESLRTELNEKMLEISSAKVKEEETCLKLNQVTRELETSKNDAVNIEEKLEATEKAKEALENEMKKLRVQTEQWRKAADAAAAVLAGGVEMNGRRLSERCGSMDKHYGNVFEPAVGGYGSYMGSPGLVDDSDDVFGHGKRKGSGIKKFGDLWRKKGQK; encoded by the exons ATGCCGCGATCAAG GGGATCAGAAATGCCTCAGAGGCAATCTCCTCGAGTCCCTTTGCAACTCAGAACATCAAGCTCTGATTCTGATCCTCTACACCATCGATCAGTGACTGACCGGAGTCCTAAATTGGCTGATCGCCGTTCGCCACGAGGCGCTCAATCTGATCCACTGAATCAAAGGAAACTTGGAACAAGAATTGCAGATTTGGAATCTCAACTTGGGCAAGCACAAGATGAGCTCAAATCTCTGAAGGGGCAGTTAGCTTCAGCTGAGGCTGCAAAGAAAGCAGCTCAAGAACAGCTTGAGAAGAAAACCAAGAAACCAACTGTTACTGAGCCTGAGCAAATCCaagaaacaaacaacaacaacccaactCATGAAATTGCAGATGATGACAAGAAAGAAACGGATGTTTTTGAAGTTCCAGTTGAGAAGGAAACAGTGGAGCCTCCTCCAAATGTTGAAATAAGTCACCCCTCTGTTGAAGAGAACCTGAAAAGTGCAAATCCTTCACCTCCTGAACCACCAACCATTGCTGAACCGGAGAAACCATCAGTTGACGAGCTGAATTTGAAGGATGAAGAAATAAGCTCACTGAAATCCAAGTTGGAGGAGAAAGAAAAAGAGCTTCAGATTTTTTGCCAAGAAAATGAGAGCCTGAGAACGGAGCTGAATGAAAAAATGCTAGAGATTTCGTCCGCTAAGGTCAAGGAAGAGGAAACGTGCCTCAAGCTAAACCAAGTAACACGAGAGCTAGAAACAAGCAAGAATGATGCAGTTAATATAGAGGAGAAACTTGAGGCTACTGAAAAGGCAAAGGAGGCATTAGAAAATGAGATGAAGAAACTGAGAGTCCAAACAGAACAATGGAGGAAAGCTGCAGATGCTGCAGCAGCAGTATTAGCGGGAGGCGTGGAGATGAACGGGAGAAGACTATCTGAGAGGTGTGGATCAATGGATAAGCATTATGGTAATGTATTTGAACCAGCAGTTGGAGGATACGGCAGTTACATGGGTTCGCCGGGGTTGGTTGATGATTCTGATGATGTTTTTGGACATGGGAAGAGAAAAGGTTCTGGTATTAAGAAGTTTGGTGACCTCTGGAGGAAGAAGGGCCAGAAATGA